The Gloeobacter morelensis MG652769 genome contains the following window.
GTGACCTGTGCCTGGATATTGCCGTGGGTGGTCACGACTCCCTTGGGTTTTCCGGTGGTGCCGCTGGTATAGAGAATCAAGGCGCGTCTAGTGGCGTCAACTTCCGCCAGCTGACCGATGTCAGACGGCAGGGGATCTGAAGTGAGGATAAAACGCAGTTGATGCGCTTCTGCGATCGGGCGCAGAAGTGCTTCAAAACTGGGATGGGTGATCACAATGGACGCACCGGAGTCGATAATCACATACTCCAGTTCAGGGCGTGGATGGGAGACACACAAGGGCACCGCAATGCCGCCCGCCCGCCAGATGCCCCACTGGGTCGCGACATACTCAAAACCCGCCGGCACCAGAAAGGCAACCCGCTGCTCCCACAAATCGTCGGCACCACCCAGAAGCCGGGTTGCGACTTGACCGGAAAGGCGAAGCAGATCCTGATAGGTAAATTGCCCGTCAGCGGTGACGATCGCAGTTCTGGGGCCATGTTCGTAAGCACGATGGACCAGGGGAAGATTCACAGGAATTGACCGGTACAAGAGAGATATAGAACGGCTACAGAGAGCATAGCGGACGATTGCCAGTCTAGCTACGTGCGAGAGAATACTAGGCTTAAGCCCGGGATTGACAAACGCGACCTTGCCCTGGCGGCAGAGCGCACTTACTCAGGCGCAACGATCAGGTGTGGCTGCTGCTTGCGGGGTCTGCCACCCTTTTTGCCGTTTGCGCGGGCGGCGTTGACTTTGGCCGCGCTGCGGGCGGAACCACCCTTGGCGGCTACGGTGCGCAGATCCTGCATCCATCGCTCGGTGCCGAAGATGCCCTTGAGCAGTCCGTCGAGGCTGAAATCAGCGTCGAGGGCCGGGAAGCGTATACCGGTGCGCGAGGGGCCAAAGGTTACCTCCCGCAATTGCTCCGGGGTGGCGTCAGCCAGACCCTGGAGTGAGCGCACCGGGATCATCACCCCATAACCAGTGTTCAGGTAAATCACGAGGGTTCGGCTGCGGCGATCGTAGCGGACTCGCTCAGCGAGCGGTCCGGCAAGTTGGCGAGCCTGTCCCGCTTCGCGCGCACTCTCGACAGCGCGCTCAAGTGCTGAAGCGTCATATTCAGCCATGGATCTCCCTCCACTTGGCAATCAGCAATTCCCGATCGGCAGCCCCACGATAGCCAGGCCGCGCCGCACATCGTTGTTCTTCAGGTTGACAATCTCAATGGGAATTGGTGCACGGCTAGCATCGTCGATTTTGACGCGCATTTCACCATCCGCTTTAAAGACGTGGACGTGTGCAGGTTCATGGTCGTTGAAGTAGATGACCCCTTGAAAACCGTCTACCTGCAGAATTGTGGGCATGGCCCCAAAGTAACCCAAGCGCTTGGGTTGCGCAAGCGCAACAAGATTCCTGGCTGATTCTCCTGACAGCGAAACAGCCTGGAAGGCAGCGAGCGGGGTTTGGCCGTGCTAGTCCTGGGCTGCGACCGGCTGGGTCTTGAGGGCCGCTTCCAGTTCGCTGAGCACCTGCGAGTCGATCTTGGTCTGCATCGGGCAGAACTTGGGGCCGCACATCGAGCAGAATTCGGCGGATTTGTAGATATCGGCCGGCAAGGTCTCGTCGTGGTACTCGCGGGCGCGCTCCGGGTCGAGGGAAAGCTCGAACTGGCGATTCCAGTCGAAGTTGTAGCGGGCGCGGGACAACTCGTCGTCGCGATCTCTCGCCCCCGGACGGCCGCGGGCGATGTCGGCGGCGTGGGCGGCGATCTTGTAGGCGATGAGCCCTGTACGCACATCCTCGGCGTTGGGCAGACCCAGGTGCTCTTTGGGGGTCACGTAACAGAGCATGGCGGTACCGTACCAGCCGGCCAGGGCGGCGCCGATGGCGCTGGTGATGTGGTCGTAGCCCGGGGCGATGTCGGTGACCAGGGGACCGAGTACATAAAAAGGCGCTTCGGAGCATTCCTGCATCTGCTTGCGCACGTTCATCTCGATCTGGTGCATGGGCACGTGGCCGGGGCCTTCGACCATCACCTGCACGTCGTGCGCCCAGGCGCGGCGGGTGAGTTCGCCCAGGGTCTTCAGTTCGGCAAACTGGGCGGCGTCGCTCGCGTCGTGCTGACAGCCGGGCCTCAGCGAATCGCCCAGGCTGAAGGAGACGTCGTACTTCTTGAAGATGTGGATAATCTCGTCGAAGTGGGTGTAGAGCGGGTTTTGTTTGTGGTGGGCGAGCATCCAGCGCGCCAGGATGCCGCCGCCGCGCGAGACGATGCCGGTGAGGCGACCCTGGGTTAAAGGCAAATGCTCGATTAAGATGCCCGCGTGGATGGTCATGTAATCGACCCCCTGCTTGGCGTGCTTTTCGATCACATCCAGGATGTGCTCGGGGGTGAGCTTCTCGACGTTGCCGTGGACCGCTTCAAGGGCCTGGTACATGGGCACCGTGCCGATGGGCACCGGACTTGCCTGGATGATGGCGCTGCGAATCGCATCTAGATCGCCGCCGCCGGTGGACAGATCCATCACCGTGTCGGCGCCGTACTTGACGGCCAGTTCCAGTTTGGCCACTTCCTCGCCCAGGTTCGAAGCGTTCGGCGAAGCGCCGATGTTGGCGTTGACTTTGCAGCGGGTGGCGATGCCGATACCCATCGGCTCCAGGTTGGGGTGGTGGATGTTGGCGGGGATAATCAGCCGACCGCGCGCCACCTCGGAGCGGACGAGTTCGGGCTCAAGATTTTCGCGGCGGGCGACGTAGGCTATCTCCTCGGTGACGAGCCCCTGGCGAGCGTAGTACATCTGCGAGACATTGGCGTGCCCGTGCCGGCGCGCGATCCATTCGGTGCGTAGCATAGTGACTCCTTTTGCTTCCCTCTCGCCGGTGCGAACCGGATCAGGTTCAAGGGGTGTGATCTCAGCGAAGCGATCGTGCGGACCGTCCGCACCCCCAGCGTGAACAAATCGTACTCGCACACCCTGCCTACCGGCAAATGCTAAACAAATCGTGAGAGACCGGCGGCGCGTTCTATCCGCTGCCTAGACTGGGACTGAAGAAAGGAAGCGACTTCTATGGAAACATCGGCTCTGCAATCCGGCGCGCAGGCAACCCCCGAAAAACCCAGCATCGGGCTGGTTGGCCTTGCGGTGATGGGTGAGAACCTGGCGCTTAATATTGCCAACCACGGCTTTGCGATCTCGGTTTATAACCGCACCACCGCCAAGACCAAAGAACTGGCCGAAGGCCGCGCCCGTGGTAAGGCGCTCTACCCGACTTTCACCATGGAAGAATTCGTCGCCTCCATGGAGCGCCCCCGCAAAATCATCATTCTGGTCAAAGCCGGCGCTCCGGTTGACGCGGTGATCGACCAGCTCAAGCCCCTGCTCGAAAAAGACGACGTGATCATCGACGGCGGCAATTCGCTATTTACCGACACCGAGAAGCGCTCCGGCGAGATCGAGGCGCTCGGACTGCGCTTTGTCGGGATGGGCGTCTCGGGCGGCGAAGAGGGTGCCCTCAACGGTCCCAGCTTGATGCCCGGCGGACCGCAGACCGCCTACGACGATCTAGCTCCGATTCTCACCAAGATTGCCGCCCAGGTGGACGACGGCCCCTGTGTCACCTACATCGGCCCGCGCGGCGCCGGCCACTACGTGAAGATGGTCCACAACGGCATCGAGTACGGCGATATGCAACTGATTGCCGAAGCCTACGACCTGCTGCGCCAGACCCTAGGTCTGGGGGCCGCCGAGTTGCACGACATTTTTGCCCAGTGGAACGAAGGGGAACTCAAATCATTTTTGATCGAGATCACCGCCGACATCTTCACCAAGATCGACCCGGAGACCGGCAAACCGCTGGTGGATTTGATCCTCGATAAAGCGGGCCAAAAAGGTACCGGCAAGTGGACCAGCCAGAACGCCTACGACCTGGGCATTCCGATTCCGACGATTAACGCCGCGGTCGAATCGCGCATCCTCTCGGCCTACAAAAGCGAGCGGGTGGCCGCCGCCAAGATCCTGAGCGGACCGCAGCGGCCGGCGTTTACGGGCGATAAGCAGCAATTTATCGACGCGGTCCGCGACGCGCTCTACTGCGCCAAGATCTGCTCCTACGCCCAGGGCATGGCGCTCCTGAAGGCCGCCTCCCACGAGTACGACTACCACCTCAACCTTTCTGAACTGGCGCGCATCTGGAAGGGCGGCT
Protein-coding sequences here:
- a CDS encoding DUF4160 domain-containing protein encodes the protein MPTILQVDGFQGVIYFNDHEPAHVHVFKADGEMRVKIDDASRAPIPIEIVNLKNNDVRRGLAIVGLPIGNC
- a CDS encoding DUF2442 domain-containing protein gives rise to the protein MAEYDASALERAVESAREAGQARQLAGPLAERVRYDRRSRTLVIYLNTGYGVMIPVRSLQGLADATPEQLREVTFGPSRTGIRFPALDADFSLDGLLKGIFGTERWMQDLRTVAAKGGSARSAAKVNAARANGKKGGRPRKQQPHLIVAPE
- the gndA gene encoding NADP-dependent phosphogluconate dehydrogenase, whose protein sequence is METSALQSGAQATPEKPSIGLVGLAVMGENLALNIANHGFAISVYNRTTAKTKELAEGRARGKALYPTFTMEEFVASMERPRKIIILVKAGAPVDAVIDQLKPLLEKDDVIIDGGNSLFTDTEKRSGEIEALGLRFVGMGVSGGEEGALNGPSLMPGGPQTAYDDLAPILTKIAAQVDDGPCVTYIGPRGAGHYVKMVHNGIEYGDMQLIAEAYDLLRQTLGLGAAELHDIFAQWNEGELKSFLIEITADIFTKIDPETGKPLVDLILDKAGQKGTGKWTSQNAYDLGIPIPTINAAVESRILSAYKSERVAAAKILSGPQRPAFTGDKQQFIDAVRDALYCAKICSYAQGMALLKAASHEYDYHLNLSELARIWKGGCIIRAIFLDKIKNAFLRDSALTNLLIDSEFSGDIQARQANWRYAVQTAAQLGIPAYATGASLAYYDAYRTAQLPLNLTQAQRDYFGAHTYERIDKEGTFHTEWFS
- the thiC gene encoding phosphomethylpyrimidine synthase ThiC codes for the protein MLRTEWIARRHGHANVSQMYYARQGLVTEEIAYVARRENLEPELVRSEVARGRLIIPANIHHPNLEPMGIGIATRCKVNANIGASPNASNLGEEVAKLELAVKYGADTVMDLSTGGGDLDAIRSAIIQASPVPIGTVPMYQALEAVHGNVEKLTPEHILDVIEKHAKQGVDYMTIHAGILIEHLPLTQGRLTGIVSRGGGILARWMLAHHKQNPLYTHFDEIIHIFKKYDVSFSLGDSLRPGCQHDASDAAQFAELKTLGELTRRAWAHDVQVMVEGPGHVPMHQIEMNVRKQMQECSEAPFYVLGPLVTDIAPGYDHITSAIGAALAGWYGTAMLCYVTPKEHLGLPNAEDVRTGLIAYKIAAHAADIARGRPGARDRDDELSRARYNFDWNRQFELSLDPERAREYHDETLPADIYKSAEFCSMCGPKFCPMQTKIDSQVLSELEAALKTQPVAAQD